From a single Sorghum bicolor cultivar BTx623 chromosome 5, Sorghum_bicolor_NCBIv3, whole genome shotgun sequence genomic region:
- the LOC110435675 gene encoding microfibrillar-associated protein 1-like, whose protein sequence is MSVAAGVSDAAIAVRDKLRGKIGQTKVKRYWPGKAPEWADDADEDTDLRTTRVDKAFPKDDDGDVPAKDDRRLRRLAETRAENKEELRADHRRIRQAEIVSTAEEESERQDADIDEEDEEAQEERRRRIRERQLLREQEELLPQEEEEPVEDEESEEESEYETDSEDEQMGMAMVKPVFIPKSQRDTIAERERLEEEERQLEELVKKRLEARKIETRQIVVEEIRKEQHIEKALNEEANIEDVDTDDELNEAEEYEAWKNREIARIKRDREERDARLKEKEEIEKVRNMTEEERREWERKNPKPLRQTTKQKWKFMQKYYHKGAFFQEGADDVIQSAGKDDIYTRDFSEPTGEDKMDKSILPKVMQVKHFGRSGRTKWTHLVNEDTTDWNAPWSTNGPLRAKYNAKMAGMNAPIAKPKGSKKLKDWDTK, encoded by the exons ATGTCCGTGGCGGCCGGCGTGAGCGATGCGGCCATCGCGGTACGCGACAAGCTCCGTGGCAAGATTGGCCAGACCAAGGTCAAACGGTACTGGCCGGGGAAGGCGCCGGAGTGGGCCGACGACGCCGATGAGGACACGGATCTCAGGACGACACGGGTTGACAAGGCGTtccccaaggacgacgacggcgatgTCCCCGCCAAGGATGACCGCCGGCTCCGCCGCCTTGCGGAGACTCGCGCGGAGAATAAGGAGGAGCTGAGGGCGGATCACCGCCGCATACGGCAGGCGGAGATTGTGTCGACTGCGGAGGAGGAGAGCGAGAGGCAGGATGCTGACATcgacgaggaggatgaggaggcccaggaggagaggaggaggaggataagGGAGAGGCAGCTGTTGAGGGAGCAGGAGGAGCTGCTTCCTCAGGAAGAGGAGGAACCGGTGGAGGATGAGGAGTCTGAGGAGGAGTCCGAGTATGAGACGGACTCTGAGGATGAGCAGATGGGCATGGCCATGGTGAAGCCTGTGTTCATACCAAAGTCACAGAGGGACACCATTGCGGAGCGTGAAcggctggaggaggaggagcggcagCTTGAGGAGCTGGTCAAGAAGAGGCTAGAGGCTAGGAAGATTGAGACTAGACAGATTGTGGTTGAAGAGATTAGAAAGGAGCAGCACATTGAGAAGGCGCTGAATGAAGAGGCCAACATTGAGGATGTCGACACAGACGACGAGTTGAATGAAGCAGAGGAGTATGAGGCATGGAAAAACAGAGAAATAGCAAGAATTAAGAGGGACAGGGAGGAAAGGGATGCGAGGttgaaggagaaggaggagatCGAGAAGGTCAGGAATATGACCGAGGAGGAGCGTCGGGAATGGGAGCGGAAGAATCCGAAGCCACTTCGTCAGACGACGAAACAGAAGTGGAAATTCATGCAGAAGTATTATCACAAAGGTGCCTTCTTCCAGGAAGGTGCTGATGATGTTATCCAGTCAGCTGGTAAAGATGATATCTACACCCGTGATTTCTCTGAACCCACTGGAGAAGATAAAATGGATAAGAGCATCCTGCCCAAGGTCATGCAAGTCAAACATTTCGGGCGCAGCGGCAGAACGAAATGGACACATCTTGTTAATGAGGACACTACAGATTGGAATGCACC ATGGTCAACAAATGGGCCTCTGCGAGCAAAGTATAATGCAAAAATGGCTGGCATGAATGCGCCTATAGCTAAACCAAAGGGAAGTAAGAAGCTGAAGGACTGGGATACAAAATGA